The following are encoded in a window of Microcaecilia unicolor chromosome 14, aMicUni1.1, whole genome shotgun sequence genomic DNA:
- the LOC115458308 gene encoding extracellular calcium-sensing receptor-like, whose translation MDEWFYFQTYEWMQSMIFAIEEINKGQTLLPNVTLGFQVYDSCKMHQRAVDGTLWMLTGSDEAIPNYRCQRSPFATMVGDAMSVGSIAMAQLLGISRYPQISYFSTSPLLSDRNHFPSFFRTVPSDVFQSLGLAQLVIHFGWTWVGFLAFKNDYCQQGVQMVKEEIVKAGVCVAFSETIQANKNAVHITHTIRSSTANAIVVFSGSLELIPLMDEMVRQNVTGKIWIASDAWSTSSFLSQQKYTGILFGTIGFALHSGEIPGFKEFLMNTYLARTPNDIFLMKFWEDAFSCKWPEREAVFGSQNNRTNLCTGNENLDSLRNLSTDVTSLRAAYNIYNAVHAIAHALDGLSSCQQGRGPFRSGTCADVANFQPWQLLHYIKNVHFHNGIGNEIFFDEQGNAPARYDIINWQQSAQGTIRHVKVGSYDSSAAPGKHLAINMSAIFWGSGEAQVPLSVCSHRCPPGYRKVVREGAPICCYQCVLCPLGEVSNQTDSAKCSRCSWDHWPNARQDQCVPRNIEFLSYEEPLGTTLAAAGVIFSLIPIASLGLFIHHRNTPIVKANNRNLSYLLLLALTLCFLCSLTFIGYPSPEKCLLRQAVFGISFSLCISCVLVKTIMVVIAFNATKPSSNFRRCVRPQLSYVVISVCTLIQALVCVSWLILSPPFSEYNTQSSPGKIIVECNEGSPIAFWCMLGYLGLLATMSFIVAFLARNLPDSFNEAKFITFSMLAFLSVWLLFIPAYLSTHGKYMVAMEIFAILSSSSALLSCIFFPKCYIILVRPELNSREKLMGQKGGPSKKIKAI comes from the exons GTTTTATTTCCAGACTTACGAGTGGATGCAGAGTATGATCTTTGCCATTGAAGAGATTAACAAGGGCCAGACTCTCTTACCTAATGTTACTCTGGGGTTCCAGGTCTATGACTCATGTAAAATGCATCAGCGGGCTGTAGACGGGACCCTATGGATGCTGACAGGATCAGATGAGGCTATTCCAAACTACAGGTGCCAGAGGAGTCCATTTGCAACTATGGTGGGGGATGCAATGTCTGTCGGTTCCATCGCCATGGCTCAATTGTTGGGTATATCCAGATACCCTCAG ATCAGTTATTTCTCCACAAGTCCATTGCTGAGTGATCGTAATCACTTTCCATCCTTCTTTCGGACTGTCCCTAGTGATGTCTTCCAgtccctgggcctggcccagtTAGTGATACACTTTGGATGGACCTGGGTTGGGTTCTTGGCTTTTAAAAATGACTACTGCCAGCAGGGTGTGCAGATGGTAAAGGAAGAAATTGTCAAGGCTGGAGTTTGTGTGGCCTTCTCAGAGACAATCCAAGCAAATAAGAATGCAGTTCACATCACCCATACAATCAGAAGCTCAACAGCTAATGCCATTGTAGTCTTCTCTGGTAGCTTAGAGTTGATTCCTCTGATGGATGAGATGGTGAGGCAGAATGTGACAGGGAAAATCTGGATAGCCAGCGACGCTTGGTCCACATCTTCTTTTTTATCCCAGCAGAAGTACACAGGAATTCTTTTCGGTACCATTGGTTTTGCTCTCCACAGTGGTGAAATACCAGGCTTTAAAGAGTTCCTCATGAACACTTACCTTGCAAGAACCCCAAATGATATATTTCTGATGAAATTCTGGGAAGATGCCTTTAGCTGCAAGTGGCCAGAGCGGGAAGCTGTCTTTGGGTCCCAGAATAACAGAACCAATCTGTGCACAGGGAATGAGAATCTGGACAGCCTTCGGAACTTGTCCACAGATGTTACCAGCTTAAGGGCCGCCTACAATATCTACAATGCCGTGCATGCTATTGCACATGCTCTAGATGGATTGAGCTCCTGCCAGCAGGGGAGAGGCCCCTTCCGATCTGGCACATGTGCAGATGTTGCCAATTTCCAGCCATGGCAA CTGCTGCATTATATCAAGAATGTCCATTTTCATAACGGGATTGGCAATGAGATCTTTTTCGATGAACAAGGAAATGCTCCTGCCCGATATGATATCATCAACTGGCAGCAGAGTGCTCAGGGCACCATCCGACATGTGAAGGTGGGCAGCTACGACTCCAGTGCTGCTCCAGGGAAGCACCTCGCCATCAACATGAGCGCCATCTTCTGGGGGTCAGGGGAAGCACAG GTTCCACTCTCTGTGTGCAGTCACAGATGTCCCCCTGGCTATAGGAAAGTTGTTAGAGAAGGTGCTCCCATCTGCTGCTACCAGTGTGTCTTGTGTCCCCTGGGAGAGGTATCTAACCAGACAG ATTCTGCAAAGTGTTCCAGGTGCTCATGGGATCATTGGCCCAATGCCAGACAAGATCAGTGTGTCCCAAGAAATATAGAGTTTCTTTCCTACGAAGAGCCGTTGGGGACCACCTTGGCAGCAGCCGGTGTTATTTTTTCTCTTATTCCTATTGCCTCCCTGGGACTCTTCATCCATCACAGAAACACACCCATCGTCAAAGCCAACAACCGCAACCTCAGCTATCTCCTGCTCTTGGCCCTTACCTTATGCTTTCTCTGCTCACTGACTTTTATTGGTTATCCCAGCCCAGAGAAATGTCTCCTCAGACAAGCTGTCTTTGGCATCAGTTTTTCTCTTTGCATCTCTTGCGTGTTGGTCAAAACCATTATGGTGGTCATTGCCTTCAATGCCACTAAACCAAGCAGTAATTTCAGGAGATGTGTGAGGCCTCAACTCTCCTATGTGGTCATCAGTGTTTGTACCCTGATTCAGGCTCTTGTGTGTGTCTCATGGTTAATTCTTTCCCCTCCTTTCTCAGAGTATAACACTCAAAGTTCTCCTGGAAAAATAATAGTTGAATGCAATGAAGGGTCTCCTATTGCTTTTTGGTGTATGCTGGGTTATCTCGGGCTTCTGGCCACTATGAGTTTCATTGTGGCCTTCCTAGCCAGAAACCTTCCTGATAGCTTCAATGAAGCAAAATTTATCACCTTTAGTATGTTGGCATTCCTCAGTGTGTGGCTGTTATTTATCCCGGCCTACCTCAGCACCCATGGCAAGTACATGGTTGCCATGGAGATTTTTGCCATCTTGTCTTCCAGCTCTGCCTTGCTATCCTGTATTTTCTTCCCCAAATGTTACATCATTCTGGTGAGGCCTGAACTGAATTCAAGGGAGAAACTGATGGGACAGAAGGGAGGACCAAGCAAGAAGATTAAAGCAATCTAG